In [Mycobacterium] stephanolepidis, the genomic window ATCGCAGCCACGCAAAGTCGGCGCGCTCGGTGGCCGAGACCATGGGTAACTACCACCCGCACGGCGACTCCTCCATCTACGACACTTTGGTGCGTATGGCGCAGCCCTGGTCGCTGCGCTACCCGCTGGTGGACGGCCAGGGAAACTTCGGCTCTCCGGGTAATGATCCGGCCGCCGCCATGCGTTACACCGAGGCCCGGCTCACGCCGCTGGCCATGGAGATGTTGCGTGAAATCGACGAGGAGACAGTCGATTTCATCCCAAACTACGACGGCCGTGTCATGGAGCCGACCGTACTGCCGAGCCGGTTCCCGAACCTGCTGGCCAACGGCAGCGGTGGTATCGCCGTCGGTATGGCCACCAACATGCCGCCGCACAATCTGCGTGAGTTGGCCGAGGCGGTGTACTGGGCACTCGACAACCACGAGGCCGACGAGGAGACCACCCTCAAGGCAGTCTGCGAAAAGATCACCGGACCCGACTTCCCGACATCCGGGTTGATCGTTGGGACACAAGGGATTCACGAGGCCTACACCACCGGGCGTGGCTCGATCCGTATGCGCGGAGTCGCCGAGATCGAGGAAGACGCCAAGGGCAGAACGTCTTTGGTGATCACAGAGTTGCCGTACCAGGTCAACCACGACAACTTCATCACCTCGATCGCCGACCAGGTGCGCGACGGCAAGATCGCCGGCATCTCCAACATCGAAGACCAGAGTTCCGACCGCGTCGGCCTTCGAATTGTGGTGATACTCAAGCGCGATGCAGTGGCCAAGGTGGTGCTGAACAACCTTTACAAGCACACCCAGCTGCAGACCAGCTTCGGCGCCAACATGCTGTCGATCGTCGACGGTGTCCCCCGCACGTTGCGCCTCGATCAGCTGATCCGGCATTACGTCAATCACCAGTTGGACGTCATCATCCGGCGTACCCGGTACCGGTTGCGCAAGGCCAACGAGCGCGCACACATCTTGCGCGGTCTGGTCAAAGCCCTTGATGCCCTTGATGAAGTGATCGCATTGATCCGCGCCTCGGCGACGGTCGACATCGCGCGCCAGGGCCTGATCGAGCTGCTCGACGTCGATGAGATCCAGGCGCAGGCCATCCTCGATATGCAGCTGCGTCGCCTGGCGGCGTTGGAGCGGCAGAAGATCGTCGACGACCTGGCCAAGATCGAGGCAGAGATCGCGGACCTCGAGGACATCCTGGCCAAGCCGGAGCGTCAGCGGGCCATCGTCCGGGACGAACTGAGCGAACTGGTCGAACGCTACGGCGACGACCGTCGCACGCGCATCATCTCCGCCGATGGCGATGTTGCCGACGAAGACCTCATCGCACGTGAGGACGTCGTCGTCACCATCACCGAAACCGGATACGCAAAGCGCACCAAGACCGACCTGTACCGCAGCCAGAAGCGCGGCGGTAAGGGCGTGCAGGGTGCGGGCCTCAAGCAGGACGACATCGTCAAGCACTTCTTCGTGTGCTCGACGCATGACTGGATTCTCTTCTTCACCACCAAGGGCCGCGTCTACCGCGCCAAGGCGTACGACCTGCCCGAGGCGGCCCGTACCGCGCGCGGTCAGCATGTGGCCAACCTGCTGGCCTTCCAGCCGGAGGAGCGCATCGCACAGGTCATCCAGATCAAGAGCTACGAGGACGCCCCTTACCTGGTGCTGGCCACCAGGAACGGTTTGGTGAAGAAGTCCAAGCTCACCGATTTCGATTCCAACCGCAGCGGTGGTCTGGTGGCCGTCAACCTGCGTGACGGCGACGAACTGGTGGGTGCGGTGTTGTGCGCCTCCGAGGATGACTTGCTGCTCGTCTCGGCGCACGGCCAGTCCATCCGGTTCAGTGCCACCGACGAGGCGTTGCGGCCGATGGGCCGCGCTACCTCCGGCGTGCAGGGCATGCGATTCAACGGCGAGGATGAGCTGTTGTCGCTCAACGTCCTCCGCGAGGGCACCTACCTGCTGGTGGCGACGTCGGGCGGCTACTCCAAGCGCACCGCGATCGAGGAGTACCCGGTGCAGGGACGTGGCGGTAAGGGCGTGCTGACGGTTCAGTACGACCCGCGCCGCGGTTCTCTGGTGGGTGCACTCGTCGTGGACGAGGAGTCGGAGCTGTACGCCATCACCTCCGGCGGCGGCGTCATCCGCACCATCGCGAAACAGGTTCGTAAGGCCGGTCGTCAGACCAAGGGCGTGCGGTTGATGAACCTCGGCGAGGGCGACACCCTATTGGCAATCGCGCATAATGCCGATGAGGGTGATGCTGACCCTGACGACGACACAGTCGGCGCAAGCGAGTAAGGAGCTGTAGGTGAGTTCACCGAACGATCCGGGGGAGTCTGGCGCCAACGAACGCCCCGTGGACCAGGCGGACTTGCCTCCCTGGCAGCGGGCGGAGCGGCGGCGTGGTTCACACGCCGCCGCCACCGGTCCGCAGCGGATTCCCAGCAGGGAACCGCGCCCTGGCGGCGTACCGACGGAGATCATCCCCATCGTGGACGACGCGACCGCTCCTCCGACCGCTCCGACGTCGGCGCCGCGGCCCGGGCCCCGTCCGTCGGCCGGCCTGGATGCCCGGCTCAGCCGGTTCATCTCGGGTACCGCTGCCCCGGCCGGATTCAATACCCCGGCGGAGCGCCCCGAGCCCGAAGCAGCGCCGGAGCCGGAGCCCTACGACGAGGTTCCAGAGCGCCCGGAAAGGCCGGAGCGTCCCGAGAGATCGGAAAGAACGGAACGTCCCGAGCCGGTGCGTTCGGGCACCCCGTGGGGTGATTCGAGTACGCAGGAGCCCGTGCGCGCTCCCAAGAACAACGACCTGCCCGATCTGTCGGGCCCGGTCCCCCGTCCTCCGCGCAGAAGTGATGCGGCACAAGGTGGTTCGGCAGTAACGGTGGGCCCTGCGCGCCGCGGCCCGCTGCGGGCGGCCATGCAGATTAGGCGCGTGGATCCGTGGGCGACCCTCAAGGTGTCGTTGGTGCTGTCGGTGGTGTTCTTCTTCGTCTGGATGATCGCCGTCGCGATGCTGTACCTGGTGCTCGGCGCGATGGGCGTGTGGTCGAAGCTCAACGAGAACGTCGGCGAGCTGATCACCAACAGCGGCGGCGGTGAGCTGGTGTCCAGTGGCACCATCTTCGGCACCGCGCTTCTCATCGGTTTGGTGAACATCGTGCTGATGACCGCGGCCGCCACCATCGGTGCGTTCATCTACAACCTGACCACTGATCTAGTCGGTGGTATCGAGGTCACACTGGCCGATCGCGACTAACGGTTTGGGATGCAACCCATCCGTGCGGTAATCTCTGCCTTCGGTTCAGGGGCTATAGCTCAGGTGGTTAGAGCGCTTCGCTGATAACGAAGAGGTCGGAGGTTCGAGTCCTCCTAGCCCCACCACACTCGTTGGGAGGTCGACCACATGAGAGTGCTGCTGCTGGTGCTCACATTGCTGGGCGTGGCCTACGCGACAGCAATCACGGTGGCGCGCAACAACATGGAAGTGTGGCACACAGCAGCAGGTGAGGGGCCTTAGCTCAGTTGGTAGAGCGCTACCTTTGCAAGGTAGATGTCAGGAGTTCGATTCTCCTAGGCTCCACTCAAGTCTCCAGTTCGCGCGACCCGATCCGGCCCTACGGCTGAGGTTGCGAATCCACACTCGGCGCCAGCGGCGACGGCTCGGGCTGTCCTGAGCGCCGCAGCACGCTGAACGCGACAGCACCCGCACCCAGCAGACCAACGACCGCAAGGCCGGTCAACGCGCGCGGTAGCTTGCGCTTGCGGGCTCCGCTGACCACCTCGGGCAGGGTGTCCACGACATCGGCCACGGCGTCCTGCACCTCCGAGGACACCGCCTTACCGCGACGCACCAGCTTGCCCGCCACGCTCGCCGCAGATTTCGCCAGCCCGAACCCGAGTCCAGCGGTACCCCGTGAGACGTCGATGGGGGCCAGTGCGGCCTCCTTCAGACCCCGTACGAGCCGCTCCCCTGAGGTCAGCTTGACGGCGGGTTCGGAGGTCTTGGTCAGCAGGCTCATTGTCAGCGGGTCCCTTCGTCGGGCGGTGATCTCCAGAATGACTGGTACTCCAGATTGCCATCTTTGCGCCACCTATTGGGAAACATCCGCATGAATGTCTTTTCGGCGCGGATAAGGTAGTCGTCGTGACTTCACCAATCCAGACACAGACCGCCACCTTGCACACCAACCACGGCGACGTCGTCATCGCGCTCTTCGGCAACCACGCCCCGAAGACCGTCGCCAACTTCGTCGGCCTCGCCGATGGCAGCAAGGACTACTCCACCAAGAACGCCAAGGGCGAGGCCGCCGGCCCGTTCTACGACGGCGCAGTCTTCCACCGCGTCATCGAGGGATTCATGATCCAAGGTGGTGACCCCACCGGCACCGGCCGCGGCGGCCCCGGATACCAGTTCGCCGACGAGTTCCACCCCGAGCTGCAGTTCGACAAGCCGTATCTGCTGGCCATGGCCAACGCCGGACCGGGTACCAATGGCTCGCAGTTCTTCATCACCGTCGGCAAGACCCCGCACCTGAACCGCAAGCACACCATCTTCGGTGAGGTTGTGGACCCGGCTTCTCAGAAGGTCGTCGACGCCATCGCCTCCACCTCCGTCGGCCGCGGCGACCGTCCCAACGAGGACGTCGTGATCAACTCCATCACCATCAGCTAGGTCTCGATGGCTCATCCCGGACAGGTACCGGTCTACGGGTGCGCTTGGCACCCGGACCGGGCCACCGCGGTGCGCTGCGTGCGCTGCGGGCGCCCCGTGTGTCCGGACTGCATGCGATCAGCGCCCGTTGGACAGCAGTGTGTCGAATGCGTCCAGCAGGGCGCCAAGTCGGTACGTCAGGTCAAACCGCTGCGGCAGGCGCGGGCCTGGGTCACCTGGGCGCTGATCGCTGTCAACGTGCTCGTGTACTCCGCCGTGGTGGGGGGCACCGATGAGACGATGGCCGTCACCACCAGCCCGCTGTTCCGGGATCTGGTCCTGTACTTGCCGTGGGTGGCGCAGGGTGAGCTGTGGCGCACGGTCACCGCGGGCTTCCTGCATTTCGGCCTGATGCACATCGGGGTCAACATGCTCTCGCTGGCCTTGATCGGGCCCGGACTGGAGCACGCGTTCGGGCGTGAGCGCTATGCCACGATCTACGGCACCGCGCTACTGGGCAGCAGTGCCATCGCCATGTGGTTCAGTCCAAATGCGTTGGTGGCCGGTGCATCCGGCGCCATTTACGGTCTGCTGGGTGCGGCACTGGTGCTGTATCTGCGGGAGCGGCTGAACCCGCAGACCATCATCATCGTGCTGGTGCTCAACATCGGGCTGAGTATCTCGCTGCCGGGCATCTCGTTGGCCGGGCATATGGGTGGGCTGTTGTTCGGCGTCCTGAGCGCGGGCGCGCTGCTGTACTACCGCGAGGTGTGCCGTGGGATCGGCGTGCCGGACCTGGTTCAGAAGCCCTCGACGCCGTGGGTGCTGGCTGCGGTTGTGATCGCGTTGTCGGTGGCGCTCATCGTGGCGAGGGTTCTCACCTATTCCGGATAGTGCACGTGCGGCAGCTTGGCTCTGAGGAACTGCCATTGAGTGTGCTGCTTGACGATGTCCGGTACGTCGTCGGTGAACGGCCGGTCGTAGTGTGCGGCGATCTCGGCGGCGGTCTGTACATCGGTGGCCCAGCCGTGCCCGGTCAGCCAGTCCGCGGGGGGCATGCGGGAATCCGGATATGTCAACATCCAGAAGTTGGCCGCCCGAATATCGTCGGGGACAACGGGTTCGGCGAGTGAATCCCAGGTCTCGGTCGACGGCAGAAAGATGTTGGCGTCGCTGCAGATGGCGCTACCCGGCGCGGAAAGCTCGATGATGCGCTCGAAGAGCAGGTCCTGCGCCTGGCCGGGCAGGCCCGCCATGATCAGTGGCGCGATCAGCCAGGCGGTGGGCTGTTCTGGGTCGAGGCCCGCGGCGCACAGATCCTCCGCCCACGGACCGGCGGTCGTCGCCACGGGCACCAGGCGCTGCGTCACCGCGGGGACCGCGCCGTGCTCCCTGAGCACGCGAGACCGGAACTCCAGCGTGTGCGGATGGTCCACCTCGTACAGAACGGCGTCGGTCGGCCATGGGAGCCGGTAGGCGCGAGTGTCCAAGCCCGCGACGAACTGCACGACTTGCCGGGTTCCCGATTCAAGCTCCGTGGCGATGAAGTCGTCGCCGTACCGCGTGAAGATTCCCGACGCGTTGATGAGAAGAAAGGTGCCGTCGGCTGCCGAGGGGTTCTCGGGAAATCCGGTGGCGAGGAAGGCGCTACTGAGCGGCTCGTTCGCCGCGGTGACCAGGACCTCCGCAAGTGGATCGTCGATCAATGGATGGCCGCGCCGACTTTCCAGCGCCCGTAGAGCTGCGGCAATCAGATCGAACTGATATTTGTGCGCAGGCGAGGTCACAGCCTTTTCC contains:
- the cwsA gene encoding cell wall synthesis protein CwsA — protein: MSLLTKTSEPAVKLTSGERLVRGLKEAALAPIDVSRGTAGLGFGLAKSAASVAGKLVRRGKAVSSEVQDAVADVVDTLPEVVSGARKRKLPRALTGLAVVGLLGAGAVAFSVLRRSGQPEPSPLAPSVDSQPQP
- a CDS encoding rhomboid family intramembrane serine protease; the protein is MRSAPVGQQCVECVQQGAKSVRQVKPLRQARAWVTWALIAVNVLVYSAVVGGTDETMAVTTSPLFRDLVLYLPWVAQGELWRTVTAGFLHFGLMHIGVNMLSLALIGPGLEHAFGRERYATIYGTALLGSSAIAMWFSPNALVAGASGAIYGLLGAALVLYLRERLNPQTIIIVLVLNIGLSISLPGISLAGHMGGLLFGVLSAGALLYYREVCRGIGVPDLVQKPSTPWVLAAVVIALSVALIVARVLTYSG
- a CDS encoding DUF3566 domain-containing protein; the protein is MSSPNDPGESGANERPVDQADLPPWQRAERRRGSHAAATGPQRIPSREPRPGGVPTEIIPIVDDATAPPTAPTSAPRPGPRPSAGLDARLSRFISGTAAPAGFNTPAERPEPEAAPEPEPYDEVPERPERPERPERSERTERPEPVRSGTPWGDSSTQEPVRAPKNNDLPDLSGPVPRPPRRSDAAQGGSAVTVGPARRGPLRAAMQIRRVDPWATLKVSLVLSVVFFFVWMIAVAMLYLVLGAMGVWSKLNENVGELITNSGGGELVSSGTIFGTALLIGLVNIVLMTAAATIGAFIYNLTTDLVGGIEVTLADRD
- a CDS encoding SAM-dependent methyltransferase, encoding MDGQPEKAVTSPAHKYQFDLIAAALRALESRRGHPLIDDPLAEVLVTAANEPLSSAFLATGFPENPSAADGTFLLINASGIFTRYGDDFIATELESGTRQVVQFVAGLDTRAYRLPWPTDAVLYEVDHPHTLEFRSRVLREHGAVPAVTQRLVPVATTAGPWAEDLCAAGLDPEQPTAWLIAPLIMAGLPGQAQDLLFERIIELSAPGSAICSDANIFLPSTETWDSLAEPVVPDDIRAANFWMLTYPDSRMPPADWLTGHGWATDVQTAAEIAAHYDRPFTDDVPDIVKQHTQWQFLRAKLPHVHYPE
- a CDS encoding peptidylprolyl isomerase, encoding MTSPIQTQTATLHTNHGDVVIALFGNHAPKTVANFVGLADGSKDYSTKNAKGEAAGPFYDGAVFHRVIEGFMIQGGDPTGTGRGGPGYQFADEFHPELQFDKPYLLAMANAGPGTNGSQFFITVGKTPHLNRKHTIFGEVVDPASQKVVDAIASTSVGRGDRPNEDVVINSITIS
- the gyrA gene encoding DNA gyrase subunit A — protein: MTDTTLPPGGDDAVDRIEPVDIQQEMQRSYIDYAMSVIVGRALPEVRDGLKPVHRRVLYAMYDSGFRPDRSHAKSARSVAETMGNYHPHGDSSIYDTLVRMAQPWSLRYPLVDGQGNFGSPGNDPAAAMRYTEARLTPLAMEMLREIDEETVDFIPNYDGRVMEPTVLPSRFPNLLANGSGGIAVGMATNMPPHNLRELAEAVYWALDNHEADEETTLKAVCEKITGPDFPTSGLIVGTQGIHEAYTTGRGSIRMRGVAEIEEDAKGRTSLVITELPYQVNHDNFITSIADQVRDGKIAGISNIEDQSSDRVGLRIVVILKRDAVAKVVLNNLYKHTQLQTSFGANMLSIVDGVPRTLRLDQLIRHYVNHQLDVIIRRTRYRLRKANERAHILRGLVKALDALDEVIALIRASATVDIARQGLIELLDVDEIQAQAILDMQLRRLAALERQKIVDDLAKIEAEIADLEDILAKPERQRAIVRDELSELVERYGDDRRTRIISADGDVADEDLIAREDVVVTITETGYAKRTKTDLYRSQKRGGKGVQGAGLKQDDIVKHFFVCSTHDWILFFTTKGRVYRAKAYDLPEAARTARGQHVANLLAFQPEERIAQVIQIKSYEDAPYLVLATRNGLVKKSKLTDFDSNRSGGLVAVNLRDGDELVGAVLCASEDDLLLVSAHGQSIRFSATDEALRPMGRATSGVQGMRFNGEDELLSLNVLREGTYLLVATSGGYSKRTAIEEYPVQGRGGKGVLTVQYDPRRGSLVGALVVDEESELYAITSGGGVIRTIAKQVRKAGRQTKGVRLMNLGEGDTLLAIAHNADEGDADPDDDTVGASE